From the genome of Planctomycetota bacterium:
CGGCGTACATCAAGGAGATGTACGGCCTGGATCAGGACCGCACGTATGACTTCGGGCGGAAGTGCCTTCTGGCGCGCCGGCTGGTCGAGCGCGGCGTGCGGTTCATTCAGATTTATTCGGGCGGAGCGCACAATGACGACAATTGGGATGCGCACACCGATATTGAGAAGAACCATAATTTCCACGCCGGCAACACCGACTTGCCGATCGCCGGACTGATCAAGGACCTTAAGCAGCGCGGGCTGCTCGACAGCACGCTGATCATCTGGGGCGGGGAGTTCGGGCGTCAGCCCACGGCCGAATACGCCAAAGGCACCGGTCGCGATCATAATGCGTATGGGTTCACGATGTGGATGGCGGGCGGAGGCGTGAAGGGCGGGACGAGCGTGGGCGCGACGGATGAGCTGGGCTCGGCGGCGATCGAAAATCGCTTCCACGTCAAGAACCTGCACGCCACCGTGCTCACGCAGATGGGCCTCGACCCGGACAAGCTCTCGTATTTCTTCGGCGGGCTCAACCAGAAACTCGTCGGCGTCGAAGGCGCCGAGCCGATTCGTCAGATCATCTGATCCGCCATGCTCAACACGCTCGGCTCCGTCAGGCCCACGAGACTTGCCATGCGCACCAGGTCCGCCGCATTACGCGCCTGCATCTTACGCATCATCCGGGCACGGTGATTCTCGATCGTCCGCAATGAAATCGACCATCCATAAGCAATCTGCTTGTTGGACTTGCCCATCACGACTTCATCGAGAAGTTCGCGTTCGCGTGCGGTCAGTGAGTCGATGCGGCGGCGTATTTCGGCCGCGTCGTTCAACAGTTGGCGCCGGCTGTTGGCGTTGCTGACCGCCTTCGTGACGTGCCGGCGAAGATCCTCAAGATCGACGGGCTTTTCGAGCATGTCCACCGCCCCGGCTTTGACGGCTTGGACGGCGGAGGCGACGTCGCCGTAACCCGTCAGCATGATCACGGGCACGCAGGCGGCGATCCGCCGCTCATGGCGCAGCACATCCAGCCCGCTCATGCCCGGCATGCAAAGATCGAGAATCACGCAGCCGATCGCATCCGGATCGAAAGCCCGAAGCATCGCTTCGCCGCTGTCGAATTCGCGGACTTCGTAGCCGTCTATCCGCAAGTTCATGCCCAAAGAGGAGCGTACCGCCAAGTTGTCGTCCACGATCCAGATACCCAGTTCCGATGTCATCATGATCTTCCTTACAATCTTGGTAAGAAGTCAATGAACCCCAGACCCCGATGCGACATGAACAACAACGGCCGCATCACGGTCACATGAACCATTCCCCGATTCATGCGTCCCACGACTCGACGTGCCGGATGATCGGTGCCGACAAGAGGGGCTTTGCACGAAAGAGACGAATGATATTTCAACGCATCGCACGATCTCAAACGCTCGTGGCTCCGGGATGCTGCATCCTTCGGACACGTTGCATATGAACTTTTAGGCATAAGGCGCGGGAGGGACAAGATGTGGATTTCCCTTACTATTCACGAACGACGCAAAATGCGAAGTTTTCAGCTTCCACACAATCGTCGCGATCTGCATCGCATCGATGGTTAATGACAGTTCGGCCGATGGACTGTTGTCAACAGCATGACACTTGATCATGCAATTGACGAGGCGTACCACGACCGGATGTCATGATCGCCCGATGATCGCGATCAACAGGGGTGCGTTGTGTACGCAATATTCTCTGAAATATCCGGTGGATTCTGCATAGGCGACCTCCTGTCATCAAAACCAAGAGTGCCGAACCAAGACATGGACCACACTCTGATCATAGATGCACGGCGCGTTCTGTCAATGGGCGCGCTGAATTTTCGCGGGCTCTTTCAAGTACGAAACAACATCGCGCGATCGGGAGAAGCACTTATCAATCAGCTGGCGCGGCGGGCCGATGGAGTGATCGGATGCGGATGGATTGATCATCACGAGGCGGTATGGCATGCGCAGTCATTCGAGGCCGATGGCATTGATCATCGAAGACGCCGCGGGCGCGGGGCGATCGCTGGCGTCGTCGCTGCGCGCTGCGGGGTGCGCGTGCACGCTCATCGATGTGACGGGC
Proteins encoded in this window:
- a CDS encoding response regulator; its protein translation is MMTSELGIWIVDDNLAVRSSLGMNLRIDGYEVREFDSGEAMLRAFDPDAIGCVILDLCMPGMSGLDVLRHERRIAACVPVIMLTGYGDVASAVQAVKAGAVDMLEKPVDLEDLRRHVTKAVSNANSRRQLLNDAAEIRRRIDSLTARERELLDEVVMGKSNKQIAYGWSISLRTIENHRARMMRKMQARNAADLVRMASLVGLTEPSVLSMADQMI